The Carassius gibelio isolate Cgi1373 ecotype wild population from Czech Republic chromosome B5, carGib1.2-hapl.c, whole genome shotgun sequence genome segment GattaataatagaagtaatgaaatctgatttttttttttttttttttttacagcagactgccaattccagagaccaataaaaaagaaagtagtgtattagcagacaaaggcaaagtgtgcaggttgttaGGATTGCGCTGCCTACAttgtgtgatgtgtggtttgcgAGTGGAAATGATTGTAGAGATctggaaacaaaaaataaaatagaagtgAAATAAGTAGTAGGAAAAAGgtttaatcaaaacaatacttttaTCCTTTGCCGGTGTCCCTGCCCAgtggagtcgcacggtagagtcgattgtctttacactatTCGGTCTTCAGATGAGGAGAACTTAACAGGAGGGCTGCCGCAgtacattaactttttttatacCCGTCAGACAACATGGAAATTGAATTCAGCGGAACACACTTTATCGTTAATCACAACAAgggtctaagcaagcgcacaacactgacaaggTATGAGAAAGAGTACGAGAGCAAATGCAGCtgtctcaacacagtaaacaaacaagtgtttcctagcaacgacAACTGCACTAAACAATCTAATTACAATCTTAAACCTATCTAATTTACCTAATTTAGTACCTGGATTAATAGCCATAATATGGACCATTGTAAATGCTGTGATACTCAGATACTGTGATTTCCTTCTCACATTGCtgattttgccattaaatgttcACAGGTTGGTTGTTGTATGTGGTGTCATTGTAATCTTTGACCATCAAAACATAAGGGTTGAAATCACATTTTCTGTGTTATCATGTTTGACTCATGAGGTATGACACAAAATACACAATTTGGTTATGGTGGAGAGAAAAATGGTTGCCATGGCCACCACAAAGTGTTTCTGCGATGACTCAATTTCTGAAAATTTTCAGGGCCACAAACTATAcaagtgtaccaagtttcatgCTTTTATGGAAAAGTTCACCTCAAATTTTGCCCAAATCACCTTGACTACATAGCATTCTTAAGGTTATGCTAAAATAATAAGGTGAAACTGGAACTGTTAGTTTGTGTATACCAGGGGTCTCCACCTTCCAGCAGAGTTTAGCAGCAGCCCTAATTGTACACAGGATGGGCATCCCGGGCATCTGTGGACTTATTCTAACAATATTCTAATAGCACTGAAGCATTACCAAATTAAAAGCTAGTGATAAACAAATAATTGGCCCGTATTTAGGTCACTTCAAGATAATTGGAAGAGGGCGATACCTACAGTACATCTTTATATTATAAACTACCAATGTGATTGGTTCTACACCTTGTCCAGGAGCACACTCCTTTTACTGCGTACCTGCTGTAACTCTTGTCGTAGCTCCGTGCAACTCAGTTCCAGCTTGTCTCTATCTTCATGTGCTGCTTTAAGCAGACTTTGCAACTCTGTGTTGTCACTGGCGCTCTGCACTGCCTTCAGCTCAGCTATCTTCTGCCGCTCCACCTCCACTTGCCCTTTAAGACTAGCACTCTCCACTCTCAGAGCCTCCGTGGCTAGCCGCTGTTCCTCAGTTTTCCTCATCGCCTCATCTTTAGCAAACTTCTCACTCTCCAGATGCCCTCGAAGAAGCTCTACCTCTTCTTTTAAGCTCTTCACAGCGATTTGTTCCTCCTGATTCTCCATTTCCAAAGCTCTAAGACTCCCTGTCAGCTGCTGTTGGATGTCTACCAGCTTCTCTCTTTCAAAGCGGGAGCTCTCTACTTGCTCAGCCAAACGCTGTTCGAGCTCTGCAACCCGAGAGGCACGTGAAGCCTCAGCTTCATTACACTGAGCCTGTTCTCTGAGCCTCTGGAGAAGCGACTCATTCTGTTGTGCCAAAAGTTCTACACGCTCCCTTTGCTGCTGTAGGGACGTTTGTAGTAGGCCCTTCTCCTCTGCCAGACGCTCATTCTCAGCTGTTAGCTCCTGGACAACCTGTTGCTGGTCAGCCAGCTCCTGTAGAGTGGCCTGAAGTTCTTCGGCTGTACTGTGGTGACTCTCTTCCATCTTCTGGATGCGGTCTGTCAGGGACTCCACTGAGAGCTCTTTCACCACACCACTGGGCACAACACTATTAATGCTGCTACTGACTGAGTCAGAGTGTGAGGGAATCTTTTCAAACTCTGAAGATTCTGAGGAAGGTAATGGAGAGCCTTTGATTTCACTACCAGACGACGCAGAAGTTTTAAGGTGTCTTCCACTGACTGCACTGACAGCATCTGAAGTGGTGTTTTCTGAAAAAACTCCATTAACTGAATGATTACTAGAGCTGGTTAGCAGTGTTGTGGTGCTCTCCAATGTAATAAGCTTCTGCTTCAAAGCTTGATTCTCTTCCCGCAAGGTTGCCAACTCACGCTGGAAACGTCCATTCTTCTCCTTCAGTTCCCCTACAAGCACCTGAATGTCTCCAGACTGTGCTGAAGTCCCTTCTATCTCTGAATTCCCCTCTGGTGTCCCAGCCTCTGATGATGAATCCTTCCCTTTGTGCCGTTGGAGCTCCATCCGTAACTTACTGATCTCAAACTCTTTGGTTTTGGCCTCAGCCAGAAGCTCCCTCACCTGACTCTCCAGCAGGTTCTTGTCGAAAACAACAGACTCTGCTTTGGTCTTGACAGAGCCACGTGAATGCTTGGATAGTGTGGACAGACTAGAGGTGCTGGAACTGGTGACCATCTTTTTGGCTATAGAGCTTTTCTGTTGGTCACGCAATGAGACACGTTCTCTGGAGATGCTTTGTGGGATCTCACGAGGAGCTGGTATACCTGACTTTTTGGTTGATTGGACACCTGTGTAGAGAGGGAATAATGATATTCTGTTAGTGTTGGAAGTCTTTGTCTCAGTATATGCTGTGAAAAATAGTTTTCTTGAGCAATATGATCAACCAAAACCATTCCTCTGGGAAGCTATAGCTCTTTTTTAACCCAATAAATGATGTGATAAAAATGAATGATGTTTACAAATGACTAAGGCCATAAGAATTAAATAGCAATATGCTGAAACCACGAAAACAACAATATTGTTTTAGTTAGCCAACTCCTGTCCACTAGACCAGAGATTTGTAACAATGCCACCATTTTTTTCATTCCATTGTACAAGGCCTGGTGTATCTGTCTGAGAGATCATTCATTTAGAGCGGCAGGACAAAATGTGTTTTGTCTTGTCACATTCAAATGGCCACCAGGCACTGCCTCACTAAACTACAACTGGTATCAGAATGGGTGTGGGTGATGTATATTCCCTCTTTATACTGTTTGCAAAATAGAGGTTAATTATTCTTTAGGAGGGACCTGGTGAAGGATTTTGTGGGTTTTGAAATAATcagcaaatacaaacacaaaaatatgctggggcttgttaaccctctggagtcgatcccCGCCTATACGCGTGTTGAGGCCTCTTCTGATAACCACggaaagaacttaaattacactttcagttttgatcatacagataagagcaatatatCAATCGATTCTGTAAAgggtttacttttatttgtatccacacataataacaacaaaactttgtgcatttataaaataaagaaaacaaacaaggtgccctgtctgcagccttggtctgcagtgatcttcatttacaaacgcgtcattaacaaaaacaaatattctgtgataaagtaatccatatgaaaacaacgcgatgtctggtTTTCACGTCTTCCTTCATTAtgtctaatgtgaccacgcccccgtgctgaacgctctattcagattttaatgtttcaaactgaagcgcgcggcttgaatacgcccatatAACAGAAGAGGCCCATGTAACAaggtaacaaacaatgctgttctttcaatttattccccctaaaaaaactggaaaaatattctcagctcttttcaccattattaataataataataatgataataataacaataaatgtttttttgtagaaaataagattgttaaaaggatttctgaaggattgtctgactggagtaatgatgaaaaaatttggtttgaaagtcagctttgattcttcctaataaactgtttaactgctcccccaagtggatattaaattatgttgtgggataattaaatatattctaaataaactccaaaaataaaattatatagttttgtttgacctcacattctttcttgtaactcctcactctcagtgacacacagctgactgaaaggctcattatgcagctcattatgcaggcctttgtcttctcaggtgtaaatcacaatgatattcatgatagttgacgcctactcgcatatgacttttaccaacaaaaagtgtcttagaaattttaaatcaatatattgttttctgtaagtgagtaaacaagatgattttaacataatttagaaagaaaaattctaggctacaggCTCCAATTCTCAAAAATACCGGGAACCATTGTTCctaagtgttttaacatttttagtttttcactaaccacgcataaaaaaaattttcttctcaaaatcacaatcatgtacatacatgctgctcacatattattatagccctgtttgtgctgattacagtgatattagactttagccatttagatgtgtataagaaactgaaaaaagcacaaattgtCACAAAGCACAAAATAGATTTCAGAGGGTTAAAGCTGATGCCTTAACCTAATACAAAGattatttaaaagtgacagtTTTCAAAGACACCACTGTTCCTCTGGCCAAAACAAAGTCAACCCATGGGGCGTTGAGATGGTAGAGAGAGACATATAAAACTACAAATACAGAGGAACACACAACGTCTTCTGTTATGTTAGAATGCGTCTCATTCTTGTTCCTGTGGCGGTGCGTGCGGTCCGGAGCGCTgtaactttactccaaatatatgaatgtGACgagtgggtcgcaggtgtagctcatccccaatcactacacctggcctcactcctcgttcccacgtctctcggccctgccccacttgtcacatacccccatcgggtaccctcgagactgcgctctacaccgctcacggggacctgcaggaacctgggggtaggacagacgaggcgagagaaaaggagatggaaggaggagcgacagagacgagagagaaataaaaataattctggtTCCCAGATGGACTgttgctcggccctccaccaactgggtgatctcctctgcggtgcctggcggtggcactggatggccctcggcggacggcacgacactcctccgctgcCCGGTGGACggtgacggctcctccggttttgagcagccggcaggagtcccccgttccctgctcctccggattccttcacggagccagcaggctccggccccctggcgaacggcgccgacttctccgctccctcacggacagCAGCCGCCCCTCCAAATCGTGGTCGGCCGGCaacgagctcgcccgtccccggcaacgaGCTCCAatccaccgcctcgagcgtccatggcggcacatacttcgcctgctcgatggcaccgcggattcaccacaacagcgagggatcttcagcagccaaccttccttctcccgggcttcggcaccactgtaataataaaacctttgtaatcatcgggaagaaggaggcgggaaccggctcacaatcaaaatgaaactttaatttcaaaataaacacaaaacagcacaccagcccctcacaGATGACTGGTGCGcgaaaataaaagcaaacacaactaaaaatcgctccagttttatatccttccatctcctacgtgggactcgagaccggtggtgggtcgtaggtgtagctcatctccaatcactacacctggcctcactcctcgttcccacgtctctcggccccaccccactcgtcacaatgaaCTTATCTGTTTTGAATGCTTTTCactgttgactgattttgcagaacatttagacagATAACTTCGCGTGCACAGGTGCAGCAGATTTGTCACAGGATGCGCGATATGACAGTTGCGTCaaactatatatgaactagctgttttaaatgcagtatttttatattaaacgttagtttatcagtatgtttgaacgTTTTTTTTTCGATTAtaggtgattccataggctctttctCGCGCACCTgcgtggtttaaaacaccaaatagttatgctatgacaagaacaaagagtctctctcttgctccacccatgcaaaGTGACAGTTTTCAGAGAGAACACTGTTCCTCTGGCCAAAACAAAGTCAACCCAGAGAGCAATGAGATGGTAGAGCGAGATAAAACTACAAATATAGAGGAACACAAAATTAATGCAAACTCTTTATTACAACATAACATACAAGTGCTTGTGCATAAATATCCCCAGCATTGTTCGTGCTACCCCAGCAAGGTGGTGCCAAGTTCTGCATTTGCAAACAACATTCATTGATTCTAAAGAAAATTTTATAATCTAGTTTGGGAATCCATGACTTCATCTCCACTTAGCCACACTGGTTGTTTTGCAGCAATcttgtgttttctgaaaacaaatatataaaattataatacaataacCTGATCTATTAAAATGTTTAGTGCAGTGGTAAAGTGAAACATAGCCTGGAATGGTACAGTTTAGGGTGGCTTTAAGCAAAGATTTTAAATTACTCATGAATAATTTGATTTAGTTCTGTCTCTGATATAACTAGCGGAGTGTTCTGAGTGACAGGAGATATATTATTCAGATTAATATATCTGAGTTTTCTTTCTGTATCTGAGAGCAGAAACTAAATGAAACACTCCACTTGGTAAGGCTGTGCTAGGACCAGAGATGCTATAAATCTGTAATcaacctctcacacacacacatccatcaaaTACAAAACCAGGACACTCACTCCTGCATTATGCATTACCATTTTCATCTGCAGCAACTTCATAACTTCTCAGAATTGCTTCTAATAAATTTGTAATGCTTAAGAATTGCTTTTTATTTCCTAATGCTAAAAGAATTGCTTCTTATAGATTtattaaatttcaaatgtataattcaaacacatacatattAAACGTGGTGGTATTCGGTAATGCAATATATCacagtaatgaatatgcacattattgttattgttatctgCACTTCAAAATACaaagaataattatttaaaacaaattattcagattttttgagtgcattttaagaatattttcccCATCAACTGTTCAcaatgcacaacaccgctgtatgctgtGTCAAAGAAGCGTGTGCACTCTGAAGTAAACAAGCACGGATGAGAAGCACATGGTAGAGTGCGTGAAAAATGCTGTAGCTGAAAACACTtttactctctgacagcagatggctcTGAACAGCAGAAATGCAGCCATTACCCTGTAAACTCCATTAAcaaagcagctgcactactttctaataaattatttaaatagtttaaaccATAGCAGGGCTCGAAATTAATGTTTGTCTGCTTGTCCTGGACAAGTGAATGTTTTGTATAGGCACGTTAAAGAGAAATTTACTTGCCCAATCAGAAAAGTAACTTGAAAATGTCAAtaccaaaaacaataaaaactgccTTTATTTCTAATATAGCCTTTGTTATAGGGGTGTATGGTATATATAATTTGCGATAATATCGTAATTGTTCTTTTAACAATGTGCAATTTGACATTATATAtagcaaaaatcaaacaaaacacaCCTACAGAGTGCACGCATACATTAGGCCTGCGTAAAGAAGTCTAGTAGGTTACACTAGTGCACGTGTGCTTGATTCCATATTAAAATGCATGAAGAATTATCAGAATATTCAAGATATGGgggcagaaaatgtaaatatttatataattttatatagtaAAATACAGCCATTTTTTTAGCTccgaaaatcagcatgattacaaaTTTGATTTTAAACAACAAGTTAATATTAAGAGAcctacattttagacacaatattgcctgtttttgttcTATTTCGCCAACAGAAATCATTTCAAACACAGCCACAGCAATGTTTTGCGTCTGTGAGCAACATGACAGTgtttaattcctgaatgaatcaaccgttaaattaaatgattcggttcaatcgcaatgactcacttattaacagttaCTGTATGCCACCTACtggtttgttttaatttcattttttttcagatatCAGTATTCAAGGTTTTAtgtatcaaaacattatttattcatttgtagaTACAGGTTAAAGCATTCCATGTCCCTCAGAGCTGCATTAAACGGTGGGTAAATATATCTAttccacttcagatgcagcttctgtgttttctctgcattggAAAGATGTATTTTGTTGATAATGATTTcactttataattttatttaaaaagacaaatataactaaataaagtAAATGTGACATGCTACTACATATACTCTATAAACACTACCTATGTTTGGTGTAActacaataaataattttatttataacctcaatttaaatgtttttttttttttttctccgggCAAGTAACTTTTATACTCAAAGGACAACCACATGAAAATGCTTAATGTCAAGCTTGCAAAGATACATATATATGGTTTaaacagccattcagatttgtgtattcacagtggtgttcatcacagcaccaaatacttaaatattaaaactttataggctatttatttttaaacttttttttttttttttatttcaatctgTATtaaacatgccctagatattttttggaaattaggggtgctccgattgaTCAGTTACCGATCACAATCTGACGATAATCGCTTTGGGTTGACTGATTGGTGGTCTCTAAAAAGGCAGTTCTCATAAAAACAATCCTAAGATGGTGATGATCATGCGCCTGCCAAGAAAGGTTTGGCTCGACATCTCAGTCTCTGTCCGGTGCAGGTGAAATAATTATCATTCTGTAGGTGAGGTACAattcatatttcttcattaaataactGATAGTAATATGAAAAAGTTTCTGTGAGACATAATTTTACAAACAATGTGAATGAATCACAgcgcgctctctttctctctcaaatgCAAATGGCTTCAAATCACATCACGTCTGCACTACAAGTGGGCTGCATGCTGCAGAGTCTACACAGGAATTGTCACTTGCACTATTGAGGCAGTGTCGCATCATCACTAtcatgcattttttcttttttaattcttgCCTGTGTTTAAACCATTCAACGTTCGCATTCTTTCTTGAAGACTGTGTGCTCATGCACAattgcagcacacacacataataatggcaggttcacacatactccatttgAAGGGCGTATGTGGAGCATATTTAAATGCTGTAAAAGCATTTTAAGTAatggtatttgtatttaaaattaaaataatgaataaaagttgtgtttgtggtaaacaGCCATGGATCAGGAGCagactcctgtgtgaaagcacagtcTGTGCTGCTTCTGTACAACACATATGGACTACATAtgcactgcaaacagagtatgtgTAAACCTCACATACAGCTCACAAAATCaggcttgtgctgtgtgtaagctattgtgcaacaattgcatgattgtaaaaacaaaaataaagagcaCCCCTATATAAAatcttttgattctttattgtttggTCACAGTTTAGGTTACATTAAGGCTCTAgtcattaacattaattaattaattagttaataacataaactgccaatgaataaattattctaaacatttattaatctgaggtaatttcaatatttaataacgTTAAAATCAAAAGGTACAATTGTGTTATttaatgaacagttgtatttttttaaactaagatTAATAACTTAGAAAATGTAGCAATTGCtcataattaattgttaatgcattaacttagGTTAACTAGTGAAATCATATTGTAAAGTGCTACCTATTGGTTTTGATAATTCTTGTGCACtttaatttctgttatttttttacttcatacaaTTTTTGTGTATAAGTTTGTTGTATGTAAATGTTCAGTTCTGTTTgttataataaaaagttaaacctGTTATAGCTTATGACAACACTGTTTTGCAACTGAATTtgaataccgtgataataccgtatacctagggctggacaataatcaatatatattgcaatatttttttttcaataacggTGATAtgattattaaacacattttcgATATTtcgatataataatatatattataataataatatacataacagCATTTGTCACTGACGGTGCGCAGCCGTCAGAAAGAGCAGAACACCATTGGCTACTTTCGTGATGACGTACACCGCAGAGTCACGCAACCAGTGCTCAGCACAGCAGTAGTAGGCTGATCTCCAATGCGGGAAATTTTAGCTACAAAATGAGCGCCCCGGACCGCAATACAAATGTGACTGAACAAGCTTCCACAAGTGAGGAAAAATCAGACGAAATGGTTGACAAGAGAGGAAAGACTAATTCAGtggtagggatgggtaccgaaaccagGTATTAAATTGACCccagggctaaattatgaaagaccgtagtagcAGTAAGATCTGACGTTATCGgatctgctttcggtactggagggaaaaaaattatgtactatgtatttttacttaataatgttgtcgtgcacatttaatctcgccaaacatttctaatgtgcgatcatttTAAGACGTTTGTCCGTGAGATCTGCATGAACTGTCATGCAcaccgcggaggctgtctgtcagtcacacacacacaccacaacgagcgcacgcacatacattaactgtacgtaaactcctgcttaataataaagagtgatggCGAAGatatttgcttaatgttatcgtgcacattttatctcaccaaacatttctaatttgcgatattattaagacgcttgtctgtgagatctgcaagaactcgcatgcgcgccgctgaggctgtctgtcagtcacacacacacacacacacacacacacacacacacacacacacacacactcacacaacaagaacgagcgcggtacACGCATAACAGTACGAAAACTATATTTTTCCTTATTCCAAATAATATaagttagtttacaaaatagccaattgccacattttgcaacctttttattatttatatatatataatttatatatatatatatatataattattattattattttttaaagctgcagctactatgaaccaaccaactcctcctaacacctctggtccaagacaagcccattattaattttacattaaaaaaaataaagaaatgttaattctgttcttaaaaatacatttcataccGTCATATGTTTAATACATATGAACAAATTCAAAGTAATTTATTGGCATTCACTGGGCAATGATATAGGCCTATGTTTGCTGCATAACAAGTTAAGTTTTCCATTAGTGTGACTAATGCCTGGGCAGTGCCATTTCTCCACAATCGCATCTTAATTCACTGCATGAATCACCCTTTACTGAATTCAACTATTCCATCACTGCTGACCTCCCCCCATGCTGAGAACACGCAGAGAATCACATAAGCATTCACACAATAGACAGTTTCAGTTAAGAATGGATAGTATGAGATGTGTTGCTGAAGTTGTTACTCATTAGTGAAATTGTTCAGATTTGTTAACAACtacaaagaaacaagaaaactTGAGAACTAAATGCAACTTCATGAGATCTGAATAAACTGCCTGATGGTTTTGGGTGATCCAAAGTGTAAAGTTACAATTCTTCCTAGTTTGCAAAGAGGTTGCACATCTGCTGCTGGTCCATTCAAGCAGGTAaagggaacaaaaaaaaagagtccttgGAAGgggaaggaaaaaaagaaaaacaaagaaagactTTTGTAGGAGACCATACAGTGGGAGATATACAAGTCTCGAGTCATCTGTCCATTCTTAATCTTGGAAACCAAAGGACAATGCCAATATTGTTTTACTGCCACTAAGCAGAGGCTCATATTGGTACATGGAGTAAATAAAATGGGACATTTTATTCAGAGGCAATTATATTCAACATTACAATGAATGGGGTTTTGGTTTCTATAGTGCCAGTAATGAATTCACTCTAATGCGAGCTGGTTTTGTGCACAAACATCACTCAAATAAAGAGCTCACTGTTGGCTGAGTTGCAATGTGAGGGAAGCTAATATAATCATCTAAGATTTATGTTGTTTTGTGAAACATGACAGCATGGGGTGAGTTCAAAAAGAGAAGCCACTGAAAGCCAAAGCCAACAGTTCAGACTGCAATGATGTAGCCATTAACAGCATTTGTGTTTCCTCTTAGCATTAAGCagcattacaatttaataaaatattttacttaaagcagattttttttttttattaaattattttaattaacttgGTCCATTGAAAAACACAGCTTCTTCATTCAGAGATGTCCTGCACTGCTGATTATTTAACACTAAAGTAATACCACTGTACGTTTCACTGCATTAAGTGGACAATGCATTCAAGCATCTGTTTGTAATTGTGGATCAAGTTTTGAATTACAGAAGTAATCACAAGTCTGAACAGCTTCTATTGTGACCTGCCAAGAAATTATGGAGTGTAGTGCATCATGAAATGAACCTGGTGTAATTAACTGCAAAAAGTTAACAGTTAAGCCAAAGCAGGAAAAGTACACTATAAAAACTAAAGGTGCCTCAGATATCCTTTTGAATACTCTAggaacttaaaaatgtattttaatgcctCAAAGCTCTTTTTCTCATATGGTTCCTGGTGGAACCATTATAGTCTTTGCAGTTTGTGCAGGAACTCATGGGAtccttgaatatatatatatatatatatatatatatatatatatatatatatatatatatatatatatatatatatatatatatatatatatatcatgtcatACATGCATCCAGTGGCTACACgttattacagattattttatttatttatttcctccaGATTGCACTTTATCTGCCTCCATTTGTTGGATTTTAAATAAGTTAATTGTATAACCAAAATACTGCAATAACTAAAAATGGTTTTATTGAAATAGgcttattcaaatattaaatcattTGAAGGTTGATAGTTTACCTTGAAACTttaaagcaaacataaaaaatattagtgAACTAAATATGACTCAAcccattaatttaataaaaaataggctaattatAACAATCAGTACAAGAGCAATATTTAATTGATCCGTTagtcattaactgtatgggccagctgctccccggcccttcaTGCACgcacgcgagagagagagcatgcgtgagagatagagacagagggggagagagagagaggaagctcatcgtcttcaaacaacacaaacgctgtcttgctctctctctccctctcgcatattaatcaattgacacaatggtgtagatgtttaaataatttaaaatgagaatataAGTGTGCTCACCTCATTTTTggttgt includes the following:
- the LOC127957415 gene encoding cytospin-B isoform X4, with product MLKGGTAKAALPRMGAPERAKLSANSSQISYSSNIGMKTSRSSSTIASDLRLSKIKRASSDDALAKPVLGSVAAVSRIKKTVTTGAISELSDNRPRSASSVQSTKKSGIPAPREIPQSISRERVSLRDQQKSSIAKKMVTSSSTSSLSTLSKHSRGSVKTKAESVVFDKNLLESQVRELLAEAKTKEFEISKLRMELQRHKGKDSSSEAGTPEGNSEIEGTSAQSGDIQVLVGELKEKNGRFQRELATLREENQALKQKLITLESTTTLLTSSSNHSVNGVFSENTTSDAVSAVSGRHLKTSASSGSEIKGSPLPSSESSEFEKIPSHSDSVSSSINSVVPSGVVKELSVESLTDRIQKMEESHHSTAEELQATLQELADQQQVVQELTAENERLAEEKGLLQTSLQQQRERVELLAQQNESLLQRLREQAQCNEAEASRASRVAELEQRLAEQVESSRFEREKLVDIQQQLTGSLRALEMENQEEQIAVKSLKEEVELLRGHLESEKFAKDEAMRKTEEQRLATEALRVESASLKGQVEVERQKIAELKAVQSASDNTELQSLLKAAHEDRDKLELSCTELRQELQQVEADRLQLLERAEKQEQDHKANMIALDEKNRDAENQIKDLKETIFELEDQVEQQRAVRLHTNQTILDLENQIKRLEENKAELEKQIKAMNKQMKDETEEWRHFQADLQTAVVVANDIKVEAQQELRTLRRRLQEEQEHSTRLASELEQIQGTRIASGPAFETSKTAVEGR
- the LOC127957415 gene encoding cytospin-B isoform X3 — translated: MGNQETRVEDPDTGVQSTKKSGIPAPREIPQSISRERVSLRDQQKSSIAKKMVTSSSTSSLSTLSKHSRGSVKTKAESVVFDKNLLESQVRELLAEAKTKEFEISKLRMELQRHKGKDSSSEAGTPEGNSEIEGTSAQSGDIQVLVGELKEKNGRFQRELATLREENQALKQKLITLESTTTLLTSSSNHSVNGVFSENTTSDAVSAVSGRHLKTSASSGSEIKGSPLPSSESSEFEKIPSHSDSVSSSINSVVPSGVVKELSVESLTDRIQKMEESHHSTAEELQATLQELADQQQVVQELTAENERLAEEKGLLQTSLQQQRERVELLAQQNESLLQRLREQAQCNEAEASRASRVAELEQRLAEQVESSRFEREKLVDIQQQLTGSLRALEMENQEEQIAVKSLKEEVELLRGHLESEKFAKDEAMRKTEEQRLATEALRVESASLKGQVEVERQKIAELKAVQSASDNTELQSLLKAAHEDRDKLELSCTELRQELQQVEADRLQLLERAEKQEQDHKANMIALDEKNRDAENQIKDLKETIFELEDQVEQQRAVRLHTNQTILDLENQIKRLEENKAELEKQIKAMNKQMKDETEEWRHFQADLQTAVVVANDIKVEAQQELRTLRRRLQEEQEHSTRLASELEQIQGTRSWSEDVSLSDSDGSPHWCRMTMSQNAPGGFLTNGNESGSSMPSEPGATVKSLIKSFDKAVPNGPSSSVQMHTSPRSPLSGIPVRTAPAAAVSPIQRHSGIKPLSKTLERKITFGDFPHNGSCDELKASSLMRKSPSLESVIKTPSHFNGRTSSFTYNRANSKLNVERTDPLSALAREYGGSKRNALLKWCQKKTEGYPNIDVTNFSSSWSDGMAFCALLHTYLPAHIPYQELISHDKGRNLTLAFQAAESIGIKPSLDIDELMHTDRPDWQSVMLYVSQIYKYFET